From the Geotrypetes seraphini chromosome 8, aGeoSer1.1, whole genome shotgun sequence genome, the window CCTGCAAGGGCTCTTGTGCCTCCGCAGCTGCCTGATGTTTTCGGCAGTGCTGCTTAATGCCGCCTTCTCTACTCTGGCGGCCGCAGCCCTCTATCACCTAGGCTGCGTGGTGCTGCAGTGCCGCAGGACAGCGTTCATTGCTTCGCTGCTCTATTGCCTTACTCCGGCCAACGTCTTCATGGCCGCCGGCTACTCTGAGAGTTTATTTGCCTTCTTCGCCTTTAGTGGACTGTGGCAGCTAGAGAAAAGGTGGCATGTGACTAGTTACTGCTTGTTGTCGCTGGCCACAGGAGTGCGCGCCAATGGACTTATCAATATTGGGTTTCTCCTTCACTCCCAATGTAGACGCCTCCTCTGTGGCCTCCAGTCCTACCTGACCTCTTCAGCCAGGCTGCCTCAACTAGTAGGACTCTTCATCAGCTCCACAGCCTCAGTGATCTTAGGGACACTTGCACTTAGTCTGCCTTTTGCTCTTTTCCAGTACTATGCATATCTGACTTTCTGCGGAGCTGATACTAGCTTGAAACGAGACATTCCAGCGCCCTTCCTGGATCTGGCCCTAGATAAAGGGTATCGAGTAGCAGGGGGAGAGCTGCCCAGCTGGTGTTCCCAAAAGTATCCCATAGCTTATACTTATGTCCAGGATGTTTACTGGAACGTGGGGTTCCTGAGGTACTTTAGTCTCCTGCAAATCCCCAACTTCCTGCTGGCATTGCCGGTTGTCACGCTGATCTCTTGGGCTACCTGGACGTACGTGGCCGCAGACCCCTGGTTCTGTCTGAAGCTTGGGCTACAGAGGCAGAAACTATTCGACAAGACGTCGGTCAAGACCGTGACGGGATTCCACAACGCCAGAGTATTTGTGTACGTGATCCATGCTTCAGCGCTCCTGGCGTTTGGCCTCCTCTGCATGCATGTGCAGGTAAGGGGTTATTTCAAAGTAAAATGATCTTCAGGGTGCATTAAACCAGCCCCCCCTGTGCTGAGAGGCTCCCTGAACACCAGCAGGCAGTTTTGGTTTTTAGGGGTTCATAAGCTGTGTTCTAGGATAGGAATTTTAAGGTCACTATAGATGTTCTGGGTTTGAGGTTGGAAAGGAAGAGGGGGATGTCTGTATGTGGGAACATtggaaaaattttatttatttatttttttttaattgaattgaaGTAGAATGACTTTTCCTGTTCTAGATTTTCTCACGTTTCATTATTTTGTTAAAATTGCTGCCTGCAATAGGCTGAGCGGCCTAGAAGCTTTGTCTCACAGACATGTGAGGTCTTGTATCCTATGTTTTTATATGTACGAGTCCAGATGTACAGAatagaacaggggaaacaaaactaCAATTTTGACTACACAGAAAAAGAGTGggattgtcccaatcagaatgatgCACACAAAGTAttcttcaactcatctgatggttCAAATGAACGTTTGGTATGGTTTCCAGTTTCAAACTCTATTCTACAAGTTCCGATTTAGTAGCCGCCATTAGGGTGTCTGCATGCTTGCGTATCACGTTATTGGACACAGCCGCTGAATACTctgaagactcctgaggcaggccagtttggccgaaacatgtacatgtcgagtcattggatgaattaatgagcttttggatgaataaagccaTTTGAACCATCAGacgagttgaaggacactttattTGTGCCCATCATTCTGACTGGGACAATCCCACTCTTTTTCTGTATGTGAGTCCAGATATAAACAACTGACACATCGGGACTATTTTTTTAGTTCAGGAGCAAACCGCCAAAGCCAAAGCATGCATCCATAAAGCTTATTTGCCCTGAAACTGacattttataaattattattattattactttgacCTATTCTGAAATCTTTAGGTTCTCACGAGGTTCCTGGGTTCGTCCTCTCCTGTTCTCTACTGGTTCTCTGCCCACCTGCTTCAGGACAGTGAGCCAGCCTTGTGGAGCAGGAAAGCCGTTGCATCCTTTGGCACATGTCAGCCTGCACAATTTGGGAAAAGGAATTCTGTAAACCCACTGCCAAACTTGCTGCTGCGCTGGAGAACGTGCACACCTGTCACCAAATGCATTCTGGGATACTTCCTGTCTTACTGGCTGCTGGGACTTATCCTCCACTGCAATTTCCTGCCTTGGACTTGACCAAGAGGTTTCGGAACTGCTCTGTTTATTGACTtcttaacaaaataaaaatttgaagGTGATCAGGGATGGGATGGAGATGACATGTTCCTTGAACAGCAACGTGAAGGAAAGGATAGAGGATGCAAGTAGGAACCAAAGAAAGGGAGACCAATTGGATGCTTGTTTCACCCCCAGCTGAACATTTGAAGCTTACTGAAGCTAAATCCCATCTCCAGCTCCCCCCATGAAGGAGGTGTCCTAGACTGGGCCAGCAGCATACACAGGTTTCAGAGGGAGCCTATGGCGTGTTAGAAAGTACTcgcctccctccatattcatggcgGTTAGGTGCAAAGCCGGCCCATGAATACGAAAATTTGCCATTAACTTTAGAGCAGATTCTGACCCACCTCTACCTCCCTTCTGGACCTCTCCACACTTTACAAATTTCCTTAAAAGATGTTTGGCAGATTAATTACAGAACGGAGGTTTTGTTAAAATGGGTAATTAATCAAAATCAAATGTTTGGAAAATGTGGACTCAGATTTACAGATACTTGATAAAACATTTGTTAGGAGTTGAAACGAGCGCTGTCTACTTCTGCTATTTAAAGATTCTCATAATTTGCATTTAAAGGTTGAAATGATGGAGAATACAACAAGATCTAGAAATTTTCGTTTGGTTAGTTTTcctattacacttccccctcaatattcgcgggggttgggggcagaaccggcccacgaatattgaaaaaaatgcaaataacttttaggaccgaatctgacccatccccgcctcccggacctttccacaccttacctggtggtctagcggtgaagcggggcaggagcgattggcCTGTGTTTCTGTCCcgcaaaaatggctgccgtgacttCCCGCTGGAGTCTCATGacaccacaggaactcacagcagccatttttgtggaCAGCTCTGCACGGAGCGGGAACGGGGGCCAATCGcttctgccccgcttcaccgctagaccaccaggtaaggtgtgaaGAGTTCTGGGGAGGCAGGAGTGTTTCCGGGTTTAGAAGATCACGAATAACCAAAGCCGTTAGTCCTAAACCTGTGAATCGGGAGGAAAAAGTGTTCTCATTTATTGTCCTCTGTGATTCTTCTTAAGAAGTACCTAAAGG encodes:
- the PIGV gene encoding GPI mannosyltransferase 2, which gives rise to MKLLEMQDPFLLEVFRFALRTRCLTLLLQALFNLLVPDHAADAFRPPRLSASKPGDQLLELLLGGLARWDAEHFLFIAEHGYLYEHNLAFFPVYPLCVRVAADLVLWPLQGLLCLRSCLMFSAVLLNAAFSTLAAAALYHLGCVVLQCRRTAFIASLLYCLTPANVFMAAGYSESLFAFFAFSGLWQLEKRWHVTSYCLLSLATGVRANGLINIGFLLHSQCRRLLCGLQSYLTSSARLPQLVGLFISSTASVILGTLALSLPFALFQYYAYLTFCGADTSLKRDIPAPFLDLALDKGYRVAGGELPSWCSQKYPIAYTYVQDVYWNVGFLRYFSLLQIPNFLLALPVVTLISWATWTYVAADPWFCLKLGLQRQKLFDKTSVKTVTGFHNARVFVYVIHASALLAFGLLCMHVQVLTRFLGSSSPVLYWFSAHLLQDSEPALWSRKAVASFGTCQPAQFGKRNSVNPLPNLLLRWRTCTPVTKCILGYFLSYWLLGLILHCNFLPWT